Within the Candidatus Tanganyikabacteria bacterium genome, the region GCTCCGGCATCGCGGCCGGCACGGAGGCCGGCCCCACCCGTTGCATCGGTGGCGCAGGCCTCCGTGCCTGCGTCCGATAGGTGCCAGGTCATTTGAGCGCCGCTATCAGGCATGGCCAGGGCGGCTGGATGCGAGGCGCGCAAGGCGGGCCGGGCCGAAGCGTACTTCCGCGCGTACGTGAGGCCCGGCCCGACGCAGCGCAACGAAGCAGGCAGCCGTCCTGGCCGTCCTGACTACCAGAAGTCGGGGTTGAAGGTCTTGCCGGCCCAATGCAGGGCTAGCTGATAGAGCCGGCGCCGCTCTCCGTAGATCTTGGCCTCGCCGGTCATTCCCGGGCGCAGGCGGCCGCCCGGGTTGGGCACCAGCACGCTGGCGGCGTAGTGGGTGAGAGGGCGGCCAGCGCCGGGATCCTCGGTCGACCGGCCGGCGGGTGCCACGCCCGCCACGGTCCCTGTGAAGCTCTCGCGCGGCAAGGCCTTGAAGGCCAGGACGACCGGTCCGCCGGCCACCACGTCGCCGACGCTGTTCTCCGGCACATCCAGGACTGCTCGCAACTGGCGCAGATCCGCGACTTCTACAAGCGTGTCGGCGGCGCCCAGGCGATCGCCCAGCCTGTCGCCCGGGCGCGGCGTGAGCACGACTCCGGCCCGGGGCGCCCGCAGGCGCAATGCCGCGACATCCTGGCGGGCCTTGGCCAGCGCGGCGTCTACCTCGGCCAGCCGGGCTTCCGCGGCCGCCAGTTCGGCAAGGTCGCCCCGGTAGCGGGCGCGAGCCACCAGCGTGTCCTCCTGCCGGCGCCGCGCCTCGATCCCGGCCAGTGCCGTCTCCAGATCCGCGTTGGCAAGGGTCGCCACGACTTCGCCGGCGGCCACGACCTGTCCCTCCGCGACGCGCACGTCCACGACGCGCCCGCCGACCACCGGCCGGACAGCGAGTTTCGCGGCGGGCTCGAGGGTGAACGGCGCGCTGACGCGCACTGGCGCCTTGATGGCGAAGAGGCCCGCAACGAGCAAAGCGCCGGTCAACAGTGCGGCGGCGCGGATTTGCGGACTGACGAGCACGTGGCGTTTCTGTGCGGCGAACGTTTTCAGAAAGGTCCAGGCCTTCCTGAGCATCGCACCGTACAACAAGTAGACCAGCAACAGGAAGATGGGGAGGCCTGCCAGGTGCATCTTCCCCAGGATCAGGTTCTTCAGCAGGAAGAGGATCACGACCAGCATGGCGCCCGTGAAGAGGGCGCAAAGCGTGCCGTAGATGGCATAGATCCGCGCCAGGCGCGGCTCGACGGCCATCGGCGGCACGCTCATTCGAAAGACGTTGCGCTTTACCCAGATGCCGAGCCACTCGAAGGACCGGTCGCGCAGGTTCGCGACGCCGAGGACGTCCAGCAGGGCGTAGTACCCGTCAAGTTTCATGAGCGGATTGAAGTTGAATGCGAGGGTCGAGACGCCGCTCACGACGATGAGTTTGAACGCGAAGTCGTGGATGCCCGTACCCGGCAGCGTCGCGGCCCACGCCACGCTGGCCACCGCCCATATCCACAGCTCCACGAACCCGCCGGCCGCCGTCACGTAGAGCTTGTGCCGGCGATTCTCGAAGAGATAGGCGTCCGAGACGTTGCAGTACATGGCGGGGTTGAAGAAGATCAGCATCACGCCCAGGTCGTGGACCTCGCCGCCGAAGCGCTTGCAGGTGAGGCC harbors:
- a CDS encoding M50 family metallopeptidase, coding for MQKQVQSGEISYIVKDPKTRKYFRFRETEHAIFSRLDGQTPLPEVLSGVQGQFPHLGITAKDVAGFLASLKKANLLEQSAAEKNLLLLEKLRDQRQAKIKSQSSSLSRILYLHYHLVDPDRFFAAVLPWIRWMWSRPFVLGSLALFAFAGYFNLRQLGEIVANIAALYTFSGYGLWDYALLWILSLVAIVLHEFGHGLTCKRFGGEVHDLGVMLIFFNPAMYCNVSDAYLFENRRHKLYVTAAGGFVELWIWAVASVAWAATLPGTGIHDFAFKLIVVSGVSTLAFNFNPLMKLDGYYALLDVLGVANLRDRSFEWLGIWVKRNVFRMSVPPMAVEPRLARIYAIYGTLCALFTGAMLVVILFLLKNLILGKMHLAGLPIFLLLVYLLYGAMLRKAWTFLKTFAAQKRHVLVSPQIRAAALLTGALLVAGLFAIKAPVRVSAPFTLEPAAKLAVRPVVGGRVVDVRVAEGQVVAAGEVVATLANADLETALAGIEARRRQEDTLVARARYRGDLAELAAAEARLAEVDAALAKARQDVAALRLRAPRAGVVLTPRPGDRLGDRLGAADTLVEVADLRQLRAVLDVPENSVGDVVAGGPVVLAFKALPRESFTGTVAGVAPAGRSTEDPGAGRPLTHYAASVLVPNPGGRLRPGMTGEAKIYGERRRLYQLALHWAGKTFNPDFW